The genomic DNA ATTACGGTTTCATGCTTCGAGGATTGGAGGAGACTTCAACAGACCTGACCAGGAAGAACATCAGGTTCAAACTGCTGGAAGGCGACCCTGTCTACGAAATTGCCCGGTTCGTGGAATCGTCAGGGGCAGGCCTCCTGGTGACCGATTTCGACCCCCTCAGGATCAAGACCAGGTGGCGGACATCCGTTTCTGAAAAAGCAGGAGTCCAGGTCGCGGAGGTGGATGCCCACAATATCGTTCCTTGCCGAATAGCTTCGGACAAGCAGGAGTTTGCCGCATACACTTTCCGTCCAAAGGTGACCAGGCTCCTTGACCGCTACCTGGTACCCTTTCCACGGCTTAAAAAACACCCTTTTGGAGGGCTGGCAAAAGCTGAACCGTTGGACTGGCAGGCCGTCTCACGGAAGCTGAAGGTGGACCGCACTGTGGGGGAGGTCGAATGGATCATACCCGGCGAAAAGGCCGCCAAGGCAGCTCTGAAACGGTTCCTGAAAAACGGCTTACACAGGTACGATGAAGACAGGAACGATCCAGCCATAGAGGGTCAGTCCGGTCTTTCTCCATGGCTCCATTTTGGTCACCTGTCCCCCCAGCGGTTGGCACTGGAGGTGTCATCGTCAGGAGTTCAACCGGAAGTTACAGCTGCTTTCCTGGAAGAGCTCATCGTTCGCAGAGAGCTTTCGGACAACTTCTGTTTTTACAACCCTTTCTACAACTCGGTGGATGGATTCCACGACTGGGCGAAAAAAACCCATAAAATCCATCGAACCGATCCCAGGCCTTACCTGTATTCATCGGACCAGTTTGAAAAGGCCGGGACCCACGATCCGTACTGGAACGCCGCCCAGAGGCAGATGGTCCAGACAGGGAAGATGCACGGCTACATGAGAATGTACTGGGCCAAAAAGATCCTGGAGTGGTCCCATTCTCCCGGGGAGGCCCTTGAGATCGCTATTAAACTCAACGACCGCTATGAGCTTGATGGCCGTGACCCCAACGGGTACACCGGGATCGCCTGGAGCATCGGCGGAGTTCATGACAGGGCCTGGGGAGAGCGGCCGGTTTTCGGCAAAGTGAGATACATGAACGAGGCAGGTCTCAGAAGAAAGTTCAAGCTCGAGCCCTACCTTGCAAGATACAGTGAATAGCTCTTTTCTATTAAAGCCAGGCCAGCCTGTCGGAGAGGCGAGGGGCAAAAGGTTTACGCCAGGAGAGACCGATGACCTATAAAGAGACTGAATGGATTGAAAGGCCGCGGGTGGGGATAAGCACCTGCCTTCTCGGAGAGAACGTTCGTTACGATGGAGGCCACAAACTGGACCGCTTCCTTCGCGACACCCTGGGAACTTTCGTGGATTACGTTCCCGTATGCCCCGAGGTGGAAGCCGGATTTCCCACCCCCAGGGAGGCGTTTCACCTGGAGGGGGATATCAAGCGGCCCCGGCTCGTCACATCCCGCACAAACGTGGACCACACTGAGCGCATGGAGAACTGGGCCATGGAACGGGTTTCCCAGTTGGAGAAGGATAACCTGTGTGGTTTTATCTTCAAGAGCGGTTCCCCGTCCAGCGGAATGGAGCGGGTCAAGGTGAAAAACGAGAAAGGGATGCCTGATAAGAAGGGCATCGGGATCTTCGCCCGCATCTTCATGGAACGCTTTCCCCTCCTGCCTGTGGAAGAGGAAGGGCGGCTGCACGACATGGACCTGAGGGAGAACTTCATTGAAAGGATCTTCACCCTCATGAGGTGGAAAGAGATGGTCCGCACCTCGCCAACCATGGGCAAGCTGGTTGATTTCCACACTCGCCACAAGATGCTCATCCTGTCTCATAACCAGCAGATGTACAGGGAAATGGGCAGGTTCGTGGCAGGCGGCGCGAAACGTCCCGGGAAAGAACTCTACCAGCGTTACGCGGAGTTCCTCATGATTTCCATGAAATACAAGGCCACGCCCCGCAAAAACAGCAACGTGCTCATGCACGCCATGGGCTACTTCAAGGAAACCCTTTCATCAGACGAGAAACAGGAGATGATCCAGGTCATCGACGACCATCGCCTCGGGCTGACACCCCTCATCGTCCCCATTACCCTGCTGAACCACTACGTGCGCAAGTACGACCAGCACTACCTCAGCGAACAGGTGTACCTGAACCCCCACCCCATGGAGCTCCAGCTCCGGAATCATGTGTGAGGCGGCAGTCGGGATGAACTTCATTGCCGCATTCGCGTAAAGCTACGGCGGACAAGCGAACCCCGACCGCTCGATTATACTCACGGCCGACACGCGGATTTTCAGTCCGCTGCTCTACCGACTGAGCTACCTCGGCATTACGTTTGTTGCTCACCATGGTCACCGTCTGAGATCACGCCACCGGCGTGATCTCTAGTCCCGCCAACGGCGGGAAGCTACCTCAGCTGAATCAGACCCCTTTTTCAAGTCCAGACGGCTTTGTCTGTCAAGGGTATAAGCAAATCTCAGATCTCAGAATAACCTGATCCAGGATCGCAATACCCAGAAAGGCCTTTCTTTGGGCTTTGGACTTTGGCCTTTGGGTTACCGAGGTGTCAGCGCTGCTTGACACGTCGGTTCCAGTCCTCGTACGTAAATCCCCGGCAGTCGGGAAGCGTTTCCCTGTAATCCTCACCGAATTTGTGGAGTGTTTTGGGCACCTGCTTCGGAGCCAATTCGTAAAGCATCCCCATGTAGGACCGGCTCCAATACCAGGTGTCGCGGATCTTCCAGAACCAGACGTTGTCGTAATGGAAGATGTCGATGGGAAGGTCGGGAACAAAGGCGATACCCTGGTCCTGAGCTACGCACATGATTTCGGGCATCTGGAAGACCATCGGCGGCTCGGCTGCGCTTGGATCCATGGGCAGCTCAGACGGTGTACTGGCACAACCGGTAGTAAGGAGAAATAAGGTTAATAGAACGAAATGTGGTAAGGATGTCAAAATGCCCTGCCCCGGATAAGTTTTATTTACATGCATCCCTATTTTGTTTGCCGGATTTTGCTTCTTGAGACGACCGGGACGTATTTGGAAATGACCTCGGATTGGAGATTTCATACCCGGAAACAAGTCCGGTATCCAAGGAAAAGCCTGGCCGGAGTTTTGCTCCGGCCAGGCTTCCGGTATCTGGCAGCGAAGTAAGAATGAACCTATTTGAGTGTCAGGGAGAAGGTCAGAATGTCGATCGTTTCGGCATCGGACATCCCCTTGTCGGCCACGGCGGAGGGCATCATCGATCCGGGGTGGCCCCAGCGGATTTTGTGGAGAGTCTCCTGGGGGTTGTCATTGGCTAGCCATCCAACACCCTGGATGCCTTCCTTGCCCTTGTCAAAGTCTCTCTTGTTGCCGTCCTTCCCGTGGCACGCTGCACAGGCCTTGCTGTAGAGGTTGCCGCCGTTCAGGGCGTCCCCCCTGGCAGTGCCGTCGGAGTTTAAGGCAGAACTGATGTCGATCTGACCTTCCCGGATAAACTTCACCAGAGCCCATACGCTATCACTGTTCGATGCGAGAGCATTGATCGTGTGGGCACTGCCTTTGTCAGTGAGGGCGTCGTAAAGCTGCTGAGGGCTCTTGGTTCTCGCACTGTAAAGCCCATCGATCCCGGTGAAATGAGACCCTTTTTTGTAGCGCCCGTCCTTCCCGATGGAATCCCAGCCGTGACATTCCTTACAGCGCCACGTATCGCCTCCGGATTTTTTGGCTTCAGAAGGGTAGAGGGGGTGATTACCCGAGACCTCGACATCAAGGACCTTGAACCATTTGTCATAGAGCAGCCCACCCACCTGGATGTCCGCCGCCGTATACCCTTGGGGGACCGATTCGGCCATGGCCGCATCTGGGATGTGGAAGATCAGGGCTCCCAAGGTAAAAACCACAGCCGTGAAAGCCACTACCACAATGTTTTTTCTGTTCATTATGGAACCTCCTTTTGGGGAAAAATCCGAGGCAACCTCCACTGTGAAAGAAATCCACGGTTCTCCGATTACTGATCCGAACAACGAAAGCCCTTGCTACTGGCCGCATTTCACGGATTTTTCAGGGAAATGATGGTAAGTCCGCTTATTATAGACGAACAAAATGATATGACAATCAAATAGTTTTCTAGAATAATACTTTATTAACTTATTAGGCCATCAGGTTGGGGCACCCCTTGGGGTCACACATTTAAGAGGCACCTGTCAAGGCACAAAGAAGTTTTTATAGCAGGGGCTTGTCCCCTGCTTTTCATTCCTGATATCAGTTCTCTCGTTGCGCCCTTGATTTCTATTAATTAGGTGTCAGCCTCAGCTGCATCAGTCACCCATCAGGATCAAGGCCATCTCATCAGCCCCTGTCACATTCCGTGACCCGGAAAAACTTCGGTACCGTACCGTGTCCATAAATATTGTTCAGAAATATTCGCTTCCCGTTCGCGTCCACCACTCCAAGATAATTGTTGTTTGCATGTACATCGATTCCAGCATACACTTGCATCAGGCACCTCCTATCGATAGGTTATGAACCACTATGATTATCAGACCTCAGATTCTCAGGTTTTTAGGTTTGAGGTATTTCTAATCTGGCGGACAAGATTCGATGTCATAGATTTTTGCCCGCCTTCGCTTTCAGCTTCGCCGTGGCACCATAAAACTAAAGAGGCCCTACCAAAAAGGTGGGGCCTCTAAGTTTTTGGGTGGCTTGTCAGGTCGAAGCTTCAGCGAAGACCGATGCCGAGGGAACACGCCGTTGGCGTGTTAAACTACATCTCACCGCGTGGCCGGGCGGCCAAGCGGTTCTCATCCGTATCCAAAGTGCAGGCCCGTCTTCGCTTTCAGCTTCGCCGTGGCACTCCTGAAACTAAAAGCCTCCAGCACATAGCACTGGAGGCTTAAGTTTCAGGGTGGTGCCGAGGGACGGAATTGAACCGCCGACACGCGGATTTTCAGTCCGCTGCTCTACCGACTGAGCTACCTCGGCATTGGTCAGACCCCCTTATCTATGACAGATGACTTTGTCTGTCAAGGGTAAGAGCGAATAAGCGATGTAGAATTCAAAACTCAAAATTAAAGATTCAAGATCTACCCTGCTTGCCAAGTCGTGACTAAAGCGAAGACTGGTGAAACAGCTACCTCTGTAAAGCTTCGTTACGGTAGGAAAGAGCGACTGGATTCCGGATACTCACACTATGGCTTATGTGATTTCCGGAATGACAACAAGTGGTCCTCACACGCTGCACTTTACACTTTGCACTCCAAGCGGCGTCAAGGCCCCTGGGTGCGTCGGTACCAGTCCTCGTAGGAGTATTCCTCACAGTCGGGAAGGGTGGTTCTGTACTCCTCACCGAATTTGTGAAGCTTTTTCGGGACCTGCTTCGGAGTAAGTTCGTAGAGCATGCCCATGTAGCTTTTACTCCAGTACCAGGTGTCCCGGATCTTCCAGAACCAGACGTTGTCGAAGTGAAAGATGTCAATGGGGAGGTCGGGCACAAAGGCGATGCCCTGGTCCGGAGCGACGCACATGATTTCCGGCATCTGGAAGACCACCGGCGGTTCAGCTGAACTGGGATCCATGGGCCGCTCCTGAGGAGTCCCGGCACAGCCGGCAGACATCAGGATAACCAGCAGCAATGAACAGGAATATAACCTGATTCGCATTTACGACCCCCAAGATGACAGGTAAAACCTTCAACTCCTATTGTAGCGGAAATAAATCCGAAATCCAAAATTCGAAGAAACAAAACCTTAACGCGGAGGGCCGCTGGAACGCCAACTTTAAGGCATTATCGCAGGGGGCCGCGGTTAAAACGCGGATCTGGAATTTTGTTCAGAATTAACTGCGTAACTCTGCGATTCAGCCTGGGAGTGGCTGATCTGCGTACTCTGCGTTAAAGCTTTTGCCTCATTTATAGAATAAGGCGCTTACGTATGGACCGCAGCGCTATGGTAAAAGCGATAGCGAAGAACGCAAACAGCCACAGGAGGTCAGCGGCGATGACCCACCCCACCTTGCCGGAGAAAAGAGCGCGGCTGGCCGACACTCCGTGTGTGAGGGGAAGGAACCAGGCGAAGGTCTGAGCCCAGGTCGGTAGATTGGTGATAGGAAAAAAGATTCCCGAGAAGAGGAACATGGGGGCGATGATAAGGGTGAAGTAGTAGGAGAAAAAATCGTAGGATGGGGCCCTGGCGGTGACGATCATGGAAAGGGATGAAAAAAGAAGCCCGATGAGGAAAACCAGGACCAGTGCCAGGATGGACCAGAAACTGGTTACCAGGCCGAACAGGGCCATGACCAGGAGCATGGCAGTGCCTGAGAGGAGACCTTTTGTGGCGCCCCACAGGATCTCCCCCGCTACGATATCCTCCAGGGATACGGGGGTCGCAAGGATCGCGTCGTAGGTGTTCTGACGGGTCATGCGGGTGAAGGATCCGAAGGTGCACTCAAAGGTGGCGGCGTACATGGCCGTGGAGCAGATCAGGCCAGGTGCCAGAAACTGTATGTAGGGGATACCGTCAACATTACCCACCATGCGGCCCAACCCCCAGCCCATGGCAAGGAGATACAGGAGAGGCTCCCCCAGGTTGCCCAGGATGCTGGCCTTGTAGAATTTGGTCCACACCTTGGCATCCCGGTACCACACCGTAACAGTTCGCCAGCTGAGGTTGCCCAGCAGCCTTTCTCCCTTCCGGATCATGATCGGCCGGCCGGTGGAAGTGGGTTCGCTCACTCTCTCAGGTCCCTTCCTGTCAGACGCAAAAAGACATCCTCAAGGGTGGCGCGTCGGTGGAGGATGGTCCGGTTCGATTCCAGGGCGAGCCCGGTGAGAACCTTTGTGGCATCCGTCGAATAGAGATACAAGGTGTCCGCCGAGCATTCCACCTCGGTACCCTCGGGGATCACCCCGCCGATGGCGTCCAGGCAGCTTTCCCTGTCCTCATCGTCCCGCAGACGGATCTCTACCACCTCGCTGCCAGCGTATTTGGTGATGAGATCTGAAGGCGACCCTTCAATGAGGATCCGGCCATGGTCCATTATCACCAGTTTGTCACAGAGCTGCTGGGCCTCGTCCATGTAATGGGTAGTGATAATGAGGGTGACCCCCTGGGACTGTAGCTGGCGCAGCTTGTGCCAGATGACGTGGCGGGCCTGGGGATCCAGACCAGTGGTGGGTTCGTCCAGAATGAGCAGCTCCGGTTCGTTGATAAGACCGCGGGCGATGAGGAGTCGGCGCTGCATGCCCCCCGAAAGCTGTTCGATGGGACTGTGAGCATGATCGGCCAACTGGACGAAAGCCAGCAGCTCCATGGCCCTGCTCCGGGCTTCTTTGTAAGGTATGCCGTGGTAGCGGGAGTAGATGAGAAGGTTCTCGAGCACCTTAAGGTCTGCGTCCAGATTGTTCTCCTGGGGCACCACCCCGATACGTGCTTTGACCTTCCTCGCGTTGGCCATAACCTGCATGCCCAGCACAGACAGGGACCCTTCCGTAACCGGCAGATGGTTGGTGATCATCCTCATGGTGGTGGTCTTACCGGCGCCGTTGGGGCCCAGGAACCCGAAGCACTCGCCTTTGCCCACATTAAAGGAAATACCGTCAACTGCGGTGAAGGAACCGAAGCGCTTTGTTAAATCTGATGCGGTAAGAACTGTAGTCATGGTATTAGATCCAAAATCCCTATTAATCCAAGATCCAAAAAAGTTATATTTTCGTCGTCCCTATTCTGAAAGGTTAACCGATTTCCACCCATTACTCCCACACACCCATACTCCCATACCTGCAAAAGTCCCGCAACGAACACTCAATGCAGAGTGGGACTTTTGTTTTGCACATGAGTTTACAGTGCAAAACAATTAAAGCGTGGTACTCGTTGAACATCTGGACATCGTGTTCAATGTTGTCCATGAAAAGGCTCTGAACTTCGTGGTACTTTGCCTTTTCGGTACATAAACCCAGCCGTGAGAAAAGCCGTATCGTATAGGCATCTACGACGAAAACAGGGCCCTGGAGGGCGTAGAGGAGAATGGAATCAGCGGTTTCCGGCCCGATACCGTTCAGGGAGAGAAGCTCTGCCCTCAGTTCACCGGTATCGCATTCTCTCATACAGGACAGGTCACCCGGATACCGGTCCATCAGAAATTGGCAAAAACTCCTCAGCCTGGCGGACTTCTGACGGAAATAGCCGGTAGACCGTATGGCTTCCTCCAGACGATCCGGAGTAAGGGAGAGGATGCCTTCCGGCGTCAACTCGCAGACCTCTCTGAGATTTGCCATGGCCTTTTCAACGTTTGTCCAGGAGGTGTTCTGAGTCAGGATCGCCCCCAGCATGACCTCGAAAGGGGTGTCGGCAGGCCACCACGATTGGGGGCCGTACTCTTCCTGGAGACGAGTGTATATCTGGTAAAGGAGATCAGATTGGCTCATGGGCGGGGGGGAGTATATCTCATATCTCAAATCTCAGATAATCAAGGCTAGATGGTATCATTTTTATATTTTCTACCGCCAATGTTGATAGAGTCGCAAAAAGTCCAATCCGGGACTTTTCGCTCCACGGAAAGGGAAAAGCGTCATTTTCCCTTTCCTTACAAATCAATGACTTACGGAGTGAGTCATTGATTTGGGCGCCCCGCGCGGGGCGCATTGATGACTTTTTGCGAAGTCATCAATGTTTGATCTCCTAATATATCTGATCAGCCCTGAGAGTTGTTTACTGATGGATGTCACCTTTTCCCTGACATGATTGCCTCCTCATGGATTGCGGTGAATTATGAGGTAGGACATTTGAGATCTGAGATCTGAGATTAGATCTTTATTACTTCCGTTCCAGCGATCTTATCATGCCAGGCCTGATTCTTTTTATCCCACAGGGCCCAGAGAAAACCGAGAAAAGTCATGAAGAAGACGGAAACGGTGTAGCCGAGAGTCCGCAAAAAGGCGCGTCTGTAGCCGACCGGGGAACCATCTGTGAGCTGGACCCGGATCCCCATCAGCATTTTCCCCAGGGTCTGTCCCCCTTCCCCCGTTAAGAGGGTGAAGTAAAGTAAAAAAAGAACAGTTGAAAGGAATAGAGCGATATCCAGGTGGCCCATCCCTGGCTCGGTACCGCTGCCAATCCTGTAGGCGAACCTTACGATGTCCGCGATGATACTGAGTGTGAGCCAGTCAATGGCAAAAGCCGCCAATCGCCGGAAGAACCCTGCCCTGACCACGAACTGTTCCTTCCGGGTGAACTGCGTTCCGATCATCCCGGAGGGGGTGGACAATGAGCCTCTCAAAGGCTTTTTACAGGATGTGCAAAATATTGTGCCGTGGTTAATGGCTCCGCAGGAAGGACAGGTACGGGTCATGTAATATACTCCTCGGGAAAGGTCTAATCTCAAATCTCATATTTCAAATTACAAACAAACCGTAAAAAGGCCAGTTATTCGTCGATGGAATGCGCATTAATCTGTATTTCTGAGATCTGAGATCTCAGATTATTACATGTCTCCCCACAGATACTGAAGCAAGGCGGCACCGGCAGTGACAGCGGTTTCCGTGCGAAGGACTCTGGAACCCATCCCGGCAACCGTAAACCCTTTATCCTTGAGCAGCTCCACCTCATCGACGGTCAGGCCGCCCACGGGACCTATGACCATAAGAGCGGATCCAGGAGGATCGATCCCCTCCGTCACCTCTTTCAGATGCCTGACAGTTTTTTCTTCCCAGAAGACCACTGAAAGGTCGTGAAGGTCGGTATCAAGCTCTTTTAATGGTAACGGCTCGGAAATGACGGGGAAGCGGGACCGTTCACACTGTTTGCAGGCTGAGACAACAACACGCTGGAGTCTGGGGAGCCTTTTCCACCCCCCCTTGATCTTCACTTCGGTCCTTTCGGTGATCAGCGGCCAGAAGGCTGAAGCGCCAAGCTCAGTGCCCTTCTGTATCGCCCAATCGAAACGGTCACCCGGTACGATCCCCATGGCAATGGTAAGCCTGAATGAAGGGATGGGCTCAACTTTCCTGTCCGAAAGTGTGAGGGTACCCTTCTCTTTCTCCATAGACTGGACCAGGGCGTTCCATGAGACTCCCTCACCATCCACGATCTTCATCGCGTCTCCGGTACCCAGTCGGAGAGTCAAGCGGGCGTGCCGCAGTTCATCGCCGGTGAGGGTACCGGTATCCCCTTTGATGTCAGCGGGAGGAATGTAGAAAGTATGTAAGGACATAAGGCTACCCAAGTCGCTCGTTCGTGCGTTAATGCGTTAAGCGTGCTTGCGATCAGATCCTACTCACGTACCCACGTACGCTCTACTCACTTACGGATTTCGCCTGTTACTAACGCTCTCCCCACCGATGCCCCAGTTGTCGGTGTCCACTTCGTCGATGACCACCACCGTGGTGGCAGGGTCCTTGTTCAGGACCTTTACAAGGAGATCCGTGGCACCTTTTATTAGGGCGGCCTTTTGTTCGGCGGTGGCGCCGTCTTTGGTGATCTTGATGTTAACAAAGGGCATGGAAATCCTCCGGATTTCAGTTCCATGTTCCAACTTCCAGGTTTCAGGAAAGACAATACAAGAAGAGGAATAGTACCTCATGGAGGTTGTTTTATAGAACAGATATTAATTGTCCTAATGGGTCTGGTTTGAGTTTCCAATGCTAAATACGAAATCCGAAACCCCTTACTCGTTTCCAATTGGGGAAACGAGTAAGGCCGCCACCCACACCTTCTCGTTCATGATGCGCTCCACCCTGAGGCCGCACCGGGTAAACGCCTCCATAACCTCTTCACTCTCATCTTCCAGGAGGCCTGAGATGATCAGGATCCCGCCAGGTTCAAGGTGCTCAGCCATGTTTGAAGCCAGCCTTTTGAGCAGTGATGCGGAAAGGTTGGCTGTGATGATGCTGTATAAACCTTCAGCGGTTTCGATGCCTCCCTCCGCCACCCGGACACGATCATCAGCGTTGTTGTTTTGAACATTGTCACAGGCTATAACAGCGGCCATGGAATCGATGTCCACCGCGAGGACATCCCCAACGCCGAGGAAGGCCCCGGCAATGGCCAATATGCCGGACCCGGTTCCCAGGTCGAACATCCGTTCTGGAGCCTGGTCGCCGATACAATCATTGAGTAATACCAGGCACATCCTGGTTGTGGCGTGGCTCCCGGTTCCGAAGGCCAATCCCGGGTCAAGAACGACCTCCTGGTCACCGGTGGGAGTACACCACGTAGGTCGAATTACAAGCCTGTCTGAAATGCGCACGGTAGTGTGCTGGGACCGGAAGACAGCCATCCAGTCCTCTTCCGGAAGCTCCTCAATTTCGTATCGCGAGTCATCAGGAAGCAGCTTCATCTCCACGAGGTCGCTCAACTGTTTCTCGATCCGCAGCAGGTGGTCTTCCCTTTCACCAGGTTCCAGAAAGGCGTCTATAACGCTAAGCCCGGATTCCGTCCGGAGGCACACGCCCCTACCGGTCAGGGTTGTGAGGAAATCTGATACGGGATCTTCCCTCTCCGGTGGAACTCTAACGGTAACCTGTGTCCAGATGCGCTGATCCATCTTTACATCTTAACACAACACCATTAATCCCACGAAAACGGCGTGAAACATCGGTTCAGCTTGACATTGGCTCTGATTTGTGCTCTATTTCACATCGAAGGGAAGGGCGCTTCTCTTCAGGGGGGGACCCGGGGTAGAGATATCCCGGGTTTCTTATGTCTGCATGCTAAAACCCGGGATCAGCTTTCAGAAGACAGTAATCAGACTAAATCTCCAGTAAGTAATTCAGGAGCGCATATTTGCATCTGATTGGAAGATTGTTATTTGTCTGGCTACTGGCTACTCAGAGAAACACTGAGCAGTCATTGCTCAGTGTTTCTCTGACGGCTTAAACACGACCTCCGCCTGGATCATCTTCTCAAACCTCGACAAGATCCTCCTCACATCGGCCGACGTTCCTAACTTCAGAGCTCGGCGGGCAGCGCGCAGGCAGTCCTCGTGCCGGATAAGGCGGATGGACCGTTTGATAAGAGGTATGGAAGAGGCGTTCATGGAAAGCTCGTTGATTCCCAGGCCTATGAGCAGTGGTGTCCAAAGTGGATCCGCTGCTATCTCCCCGCAGACAGCGATGGGCACCCCCGCCTCCCTTGCCGCTCTGGCGGAGATGGAGATGAGGTTTAAGACGGCCGGGTTCATAGTGTCATAAATGTGGGCTACCCTTTTGTTGTTCCGGTCCACCGCGAGTGTGTACTGGGTGAGGTCGTTGGTACCCAGGGAGAGGAAATCCACCTCCCGTACCAGAACCCCTGCCAGGAGGGCTGCGGAGGGAACCTCGATCATAAGTCCAATCAGTACGGAGCCGTTGTAAGGGATCTTTGAGGACTTGAGCTCCATCCTGGATTCATCCAGGAGCCTCCGGATCCCTTTCACCTCCTCAAGAGTGGATACCATGGGTATGAGTATGCTCACCGGCCCGTGGCGGGCAGCCCGCATGATCGCCCGGATCTGGGTCTTGAAGATGTCCACTTTCTCAAGGCACATCCTGATGGACCTCCAGCCCAGGAAGGGGTTTTCCTCAACGGGGAAATTCAGATAGGGGATGTTCTTGTCACCTCCCACATCCAGGGTTCTGATGTTGACCATCTTTCCCTCCGCCCCCTCCACCATGGTCCGGTATATCCTGTACTGTTCGTCCTCGGTGGGCAGGATGGGGCGGGCCATGAACGGAAGTTCTGTGCGGTAAAGGCCGATCCCCTCTGCACCGTAGTATTCAATAAATTTAAGATCGGACAGCAGACCGACGTTGGCCATCAGATCAACTTTATACCCGTCAAGGGTTACAGCCGGCAGCTCCTTTTCGCTGACAAGCTCCACAACGTGCTTTGTATAGTCCTTCAGCAGTCGCTTGTATTCTTTTACGATGTTCTCGTCCGGGTTTATGAATATATTGCCTGTGTTGCCGTCCACGATGATGTAATCACCCGGTTGTACGACCTCGATCAGTTCCTCAACCCCCACCACGCAGGGTATCCCGAGGGAACGGGACAAAATGATGGCGTGGGAGGTGTGGCCCCCGGCCGATGTGGCGACACCCTGGACCTTTTCCGTGGAAAGGACGGCAGCGTCCGAGGGGGTGATCAATCTGGTGATGAGGATGCCTTCTTCGTGGAAATGGAGAGAGCCTTCCCTGGATTGGTCGGAGAGCAGGCGTATCACTCTGCGTCCCACATCCTCAATATCAACGGCTCTGTCCCTGAGATACTGGTCATCCATATCCTGAAAACTTTTCAGATATCCTGCCAGAACACTTTTGACTGCGTATAGCGCAGTCGTTCCGGAATCGATAACTTCGGAAACCTTCTGATTAAAGCCCTGGTCTTCCAGCATCATCAGGTGGATATTGAATATTTTGGCATCTTCCTCACCCAACTGCTCCTGCACACGCTCACGGAGATCCGCTATCTCTCTTTGCCCGGCTTCAGCTGCCTCTCTGAACTTTTTCTGCTCTCCCTCCGGATCATCCGTATGCTCTTCGACGATATAGTGAAAATCGTCGGAGATCTCCATGAGAACAGCAGGCCCCATGGCGATGCCCGGGGTGGCAGAGGTTCCGCGCAGGACGAGGGGGGAGCGCTCAGGTTCGGGAGAGGATGAGGTGCCCAGGCTCCCCGTTGTTAACTCACGCAGAAGCCTCGCATTGACCACGACTCCCGCAACCTGGCCCGCTATGGTGTTAAAAAACTGCAGCTCCTGGGTATTATAGGTTTTGTTTTCGAGGTCCTGGACCACCAGAACGCCGATGGGACTCTTGCGGCTGATGAGGGGGACACCCAGGAAGGTTTTGAACTTTTCCTCCCGGGTCACCGGGAAGTACTTGAAACGGGGATGCTCGTGGGCGTCTCGAACAAGAAGGGAGGTCATGCTTTGG from bacterium includes the following:
- a CDS encoding RDD family protein gives rise to the protein MTRTCPSCGAINHGTIFCTSCKKPLRGSLSTPSGMIGTQFTRKEQFVVRAGFFRRLAAFAIDWLTLSIIADIVRFAYRIGSGTEPGMGHLDIALFLSTVLFLLYFTLLTGEGGQTLGKMLMGIRVQLTDGSPVGYRRAFLRTLGYTVSVFFMTFLGFLWALWDKKNQAWHDKIAGTEVIKI
- a CDS encoding RsmE family RNA methyltransferase, coding for MSLHTFYIPPADIKGDTGTLTGDELRHARLTLRLGTGDAMKIVDGEGVSWNALVQSMEKEKGTLTLSDRKVEPIPSFRLTIAMGIVPGDRFDWAIQKGTELGASAFWPLITERTEVKIKGGWKRLPRLQRVVVSACKQCERSRFPVISEPLPLKELDTDLHDLSVVFWEEKTVRHLKEVTEGIDPPGSALMVIGPVGGLTVDEVELLKDKGFTVAGMGSRVLRTETAVTAGAALLQYLWGDM
- a CDS encoding 4-oxalocrotonate tautomerase family protein translates to MPFVNIKITKDGATAEQKAALIKGATDLLVKVLNKDPATTVVVIDEVDTDNWGIGGESVSNRRNP
- a CDS encoding 50S ribosomal protein L11 methyltransferase, whose translation is MDQRIWTQVTVRVPPEREDPVSDFLTTLTGRGVCLRTESGLSVIDAFLEPGEREDHLLRIEKQLSDLVEMKLLPDDSRYEIEELPEEDWMAVFRSQHTTVRISDRLVIRPTWCTPTGDQEVVLDPGLAFGTGSHATTRMCLVLLNDCIGDQAPERMFDLGTGSGILAIAGAFLGVGDVLAVDIDSMAAVIACDNVQNNNADDRVRVAEGGIETAEGLYSIITANLSASLLKRLASNMAEHLEPGGILIISGLLEDESEEVMEAFTRCGLRVERIMNEKVWVAALLVSPIGNE
- the ptsP gene encoding phosphoenolpyruvate--protein phosphotransferase: MSSVKLQMGLLDRITRVIGDSHDFRETVDNIVSLVKMEMDTDVCSLYLYDEEKNRLVLVATEGLDPAAIRKVEMKPSEGLTGLVFQSMTSLLVRDAHEHPRFKYFPVTREEKFKTFLGVPLISRKSPIGVLVVQDLENKTYNTQELQFFNTIAGQVAGVVVNARLLRELTTGSLGTSSSPEPERSPLVLRGTSATPGIAMGPAVLMEISDDFHYIVEEHTDDPEGEQKKFREAAEAGQREIADLRERVQEQLGEEDAKIFNIHLMMLEDQGFNQKVSEVIDSGTTALYAVKSVLAGYLKSFQDMDDQYLRDRAVDIEDVGRRVIRLLSDQSREGSLHFHEEGILITRLITPSDAAVLSTEKVQGVATSAGGHTSHAIILSRSLGIPCVVGVEELIEVVQPGDYIIVDGNTGNIFINPDENIVKEYKRLLKDYTKHVVELVSEKELPAVTLDGYKVDLMANVGLLSDLKFIEYYGAEGIGLYRTELPFMARPILPTEDEQYRIYRTMVEGAEGKMVNIRTLDVGGDKNIPYLNFPVEENPFLGWRSIRMCLEKVDIFKTQIRAIMRAARHGPVSILIPMVSTLEEVKGIRRLLDESRMELKSSKIPYNGSVLIGLMIEVPSAALLAGVLVREVDFLSLGTNDLTQYTLAVDRNNKRVAHIYDTMNPAVLNLISISARAAREAGVPIAVCGEIAADPLWTPLLIGLGINELSMNASSIPLIKRSIRLIRHEDCLRAARRALKLGTSADVRRILSRFEKMIQAEVVFKPSEKH